A region from the Phycisphaerales bacterium genome encodes:
- a CDS encoding DNRLRE domain-containing protein — protein sequence MSIRPWLSAVAVASLAGMASADVVSFTSVLDNTLFEDSAGSLSSALGGGVFAGVTNSGEKRRALVRFDLSSIPAGSTINSVTLRMNCEQSSGVAAVFGVHRVTSSWGEGTSNSGLSGGGAASTTGDATWIHRFYDTELWTTPGGDFVSTASASVNIQDLGFYEWTGAGLIADAQAWINDPEMNFGLLIKATSETAGRTGKRLGSRETSIPDRIPKLIVDFTPVPAPGAIALVAGGGLLIARRRRR from the coding sequence ATGTCGATCCGTCCCTGGCTCAGTGCCGTCGCCGTCGCCTCGCTCGCGGGTATGGCCTCGGCCGATGTCGTCTCGTTCACTTCAGTGCTGGACAACACACTCTTTGAGGATTCCGCAGGGTCGCTCAGCAGCGCCCTTGGCGGCGGCGTCTTCGCTGGCGTCACCAACTCCGGCGAGAAACGCCGAGCCCTGGTCCGCTTCGACCTGTCCTCCATTCCCGCAGGCTCCACCATCAACAGCGTCACGCTCCGCATGAACTGCGAGCAGTCGAGTGGCGTCGCCGCAGTGTTCGGCGTCCACCGCGTCACGTCCTCCTGGGGCGAAGGAACCAGCAACAGCGGGCTCAGCGGCGGGGGCGCGGCCTCCACCACCGGCGACGCGACGTGGATCCACCGCTTCTACGACACCGAACTGTGGACCACCCCCGGCGGCGACTTCGTCAGCACCGCCAGCGCCAGCGTCAACATCCAGGATCTCGGGTTCTATGAGTGGACCGGCGCCGGCCTCATCGCCGATGCCCAGGCCTGGATCAACGACCCGGAGATGAACTTCGGCCTGCTCATCAAAGCGACCAGCGAGACCGCGGGCCGAACAGGCAAGAGGTTGGGTAGCCGCGAGACCTCCATCCCCGATCGAATCCCCAAACTCATCGTGGACTTCACGCCCGTCCCGGCCCCCGGCGCTATCGCCCTTGTCGCGGGCGGCGGACTCCTCATCGCCCGCCGGCGTCGGCGCTAA
- a CDS encoding PhoH family protein encodes MPATRSSDVLARVRAQEPATETKDFVLDTNVLLHNPNALFVFKEHNVVIPFTVIEELDKLKRLENDLGRNARECIRHLDRLRGLGKLSEGVEWGSTSPSATAAASTGVNGHTGTVRIDVSEHIRPDAIDEDSPDNRIIAVAWHLAKSRPHVVFVTKDLSARIKADSLGIHTEDFTNQKVDADRLYTGFVSVESEGDIIDELYRDRLLAIDRLGELLQTEDERGQVYERELHANQFIVFKDKDDENHTGLGRRLADTDHVIPVTGPRKPVFGIMARNVQQTMAMDLLLDDEVRMITLLGSAGTGKTLLAIAAGMAKVFSEERYEKLLVARPIMPMGRDIGYLPGDKDEKLTAWMQPIFDNLGYLLSTRGAQVQHPDSHSTEQRIQKLMADGKLVLEPLTYIRGRSIPHQFMIVDEAQNLTPHEVKTIASRVGEGTKLVLTGDIGQIDNPYLDSSSNGLAYAVEKMRGVRLFGHVTLAKSERSELASIAANRL; translated from the coding sequence ATGCCAGCCACCCGATCCTCCGACGTGCTCGCGCGCGTCCGGGCCCAGGAGCCCGCCACCGAGACCAAGGACTTCGTCCTCGACACCAACGTCCTGCTCCACAACCCCAACGCGCTCTTTGTCTTCAAAGAGCACAACGTCGTCATCCCCTTCACTGTCATCGAGGAGCTCGACAAACTCAAGCGCCTCGAGAACGACCTGGGCCGAAACGCCCGTGAGTGCATCCGCCACCTCGATCGCTTGCGCGGCCTCGGCAAACTCTCCGAGGGTGTCGAGTGGGGTTCCACCTCGCCCTCCGCAACCGCCGCCGCCTCAACCGGCGTCAACGGGCACACCGGAACCGTCCGCATCGACGTCAGCGAGCACATCCGCCCGGACGCGATCGATGAGGATTCTCCCGACAACCGCATCATCGCCGTCGCCTGGCACCTCGCCAAGTCACGCCCCCACGTCGTCTTTGTCACCAAGGACCTCTCCGCCCGCATCAAGGCCGACTCCCTGGGCATCCACACCGAGGACTTCACCAACCAGAAGGTCGACGCCGATCGCCTCTACACCGGGTTCGTGAGCGTCGAGTCCGAGGGCGACATCATCGACGAGTTGTACCGCGATCGCCTCCTTGCCATCGATCGCCTGGGCGAGCTCCTCCAAACCGAGGACGAGCGCGGGCAGGTCTACGAGCGCGAACTCCACGCCAACCAGTTCATCGTCTTCAAGGACAAGGACGACGAGAACCACACTGGCCTCGGCCGACGCCTCGCCGACACCGACCACGTCATCCCCGTCACCGGCCCGCGAAAGCCCGTCTTCGGGATCATGGCGCGAAACGTCCAGCAGACCATGGCCATGGACCTCCTCCTCGACGACGAGGTCCGCATGATCACTCTCCTCGGCTCCGCGGGCACGGGCAAGACACTCCTCGCCATCGCCGCAGGCATGGCCAAGGTCTTCAGCGAGGAACGCTACGAGAAACTCCTCGTCGCGAGGCCCATCATGCCCATGGGGCGCGACATCGGCTATCTCCCCGGCGACAAGGACGAGAAACTCACCGCCTGGATGCAGCCCATCTTCGACAATCTCGGCTATCTCCTCTCTACCCGAGGCGCCCAGGTCCAGCACCCCGACAGCCACTCCACCGAGCAGCGCATCCAGAAACTCATGGCCGACGGCAAACTCGTCCTCGAGCCCCTCACCTACATCCGCGGGAGATCCATCCCCCACCAGTTCATGATCGTCGATGAGGCCCAGAACCTGACGCCCCACGAGGTCAAGACCATCGCCAGCCGCGTCGGCGAGGGGACCAAACTCGTCCTCACCGGCGACATCGGACAGATCGACAACCCCTACCTCGACTCCTCCAGTAACGGCCTGGCCTACGCCGTCGAGAAAATGCGTGGCGTCCGCCTCTTCGGGCACGTCACCCTCGCTAAGAGCGAACGCAGCGAACTCGCCAGCATCGCCGCCAACCGCCTCTAA
- a CDS encoding DUF456 domain-containing protein, which yields MTLFMTTLALTFSDVLDVVPPGLVILAGIVGIALTALTLPGTWLNILVALLCWWWKPDMFSLWTIVVALIIAIAAEAVEFGASALGAAKAGGSRKGQIGSLVGALAGAIVGSFFFFPIGTILGGAIGAGAGAVLAERVWAKRAWNESAKSGQGAAIGRLLATVGKTTLAIILALVLGVAAIYNPKPAASTSAIPGLVTPNATDGTEVQVHSPTVAPDAPAKNP from the coding sequence ATGACGCTATTCATGACCACGCTCGCCCTGACATTCTCCGATGTGCTCGACGTCGTCCCGCCGGGTCTGGTGATCCTCGCAGGGATTGTGGGCATCGCCCTCACCGCGCTCACGCTCCCCGGCACCTGGCTCAATATTCTCGTGGCGCTCCTCTGCTGGTGGTGGAAACCCGACATGTTCAGCCTCTGGACGATCGTCGTCGCGCTCATCATCGCGATCGCCGCCGAGGCCGTCGAGTTCGGGGCCTCCGCCCTCGGCGCTGCCAAAGCCGGCGGCAGCCGCAAGGGCCAGATCGGCTCGCTCGTCGGGGCGCTCGCCGGGGCCATCGTCGGCTCGTTCTTCTTTTTTCCGATTGGGACGATCCTCGGCGGCGCGATCGGCGCTGGCGCGGGAGCCGTGTTGGCCGAACGCGTATGGGCCAAGCGCGCCTGGAACGAATCGGCGAAATCCGGCCAGGGTGCCGCGATCGGGCGACTCCTTGCGACCGTCGGCAAGACCACGCTCGCGATTATCCTCGCTTTGGTCCTTGGCGTTGCCGCCATCTATAACCCGAAACCGGCCGCATCCACCTCAGCCATACCCGGCCTGGTAACGCCGAATGCCACCGACGGAACCGAGGTCCAGGTCCATTCGCCGACTGTCGCGCCCGACGCCCCCGCCAAGAATCCATGA
- the yidD gene encoding membrane protein insertion efficiency factor YidD — protein sequence MTDARPALGLISRTLSGLLVLLVRVYQAMLSPLLAGQCRYVPTCSEYAIDALRTHGPIRGTRLILRRLARCHPFVKGGYDPVPPSDARDGHPSDS from the coding sequence ATGACCGACGCGCGCCCTGCACTCGGCCTGATCTCGCGAACGCTCTCGGGCCTCCTGGTGCTCCTCGTCCGCGTGTATCAGGCGATGCTCTCGCCGCTCCTCGCCGGGCAGTGCCGATACGTCCCGACGTGCTCGGAATACGCGATCGACGCGCTGCGCACGCATGGCCCCATCCGCGGCACGCGACTCATCCTCCGCCGACTCGCCCGTTGTCACCCCTTTGTCAAGGGCGGCTACGACCCCGTCCCGCCGTCTGATGCGCGAGATGGGCACCCTTCCGATTCGTGA
- the rnpA gene encoding ribonuclease P protein component, whose product MPAVRQPGTPAPSNDRLRLSRRQRLTHARQFQAVHDARMRRAVGPITASAIPNDQPFHRLGLAVSKRVGSSVKRNRAKRILREAFRTLQHNLATIDSTHADDDAAPIHLDIILSAKTSTLTLDEAKDALHDAIRHLARQWAKRLSKESMRDATRADSRDGPSP is encoded by the coding sequence ATGCCCGCCGTCCGCCAACCCGGCACGCCCGCCCCGTCCAACGATCGCCTTCGCCTCTCCCGGCGGCAGCGCCTGACGCACGCGCGCCAGTTCCAGGCCGTGCACGACGCCCGCATGCGCCGTGCCGTCGGCCCGATCACGGCGAGCGCGATCCCCAACGACCAGCCCTTCCATCGCCTGGGTCTGGCCGTCTCGAAGCGCGTCGGCAGCAGCGTGAAGCGGAACCGCGCCAAGCGCATCCTCCGCGAAGCGTTCCGAACGCTGCAGCACAACCTTGCCACGATCGACTCGACCCACGCCGACGACGACGCGGCACCAATCCACCTCGACATCATCCTCTCGGCCAAGACCTCCACGCTCACGCTCGACGAGGCGAAGGACGCGCTCCACGACGCGATCCGGCATCTCGCGCGTCAGTGGGCCAAGCGACTCAGCAAGGAATCGATGAGAGACGCGACCAGAGCGGATTCACGCGATGGACCCTCGCCATGA